From a region of the Halolamina sp. CBA1230 genome:
- a CDS encoding acyl-CoA dehydrogenase family protein, whose protein sequence is MLDYVGLEGDLDEEERLIRDTARRFVEEEVREDIGQHWLDGTFPTDLIEEMGELGFYAPNLEGYGSPNVSETAYGLLMQELEACDSGLRSMASVQGALVMYPIHAFGSEAQKERWLPDLGAGEAVGCFGLTEPEHGSNPSAMETHAVKDGGEYVLNGSKTWITNSPIADVAVVWAKDRSADGDPVRGFLVETDLDGVSTNKIDEKLSLRASITGEIGLQDVRVPEDAVLPDVEGMKGPLSCLTQARYGIAWGAVGAARDCFETAREYATDREQFGGPIARFQLQQQKLAEMATQITTAQLLAYRLADLKERGDLRPQHVSMAKRNNVRMAREQAPVAREMLGGNGIVADHSPMRHMANMETVYTYEGTHDIHTLILGQDLTGIAAFE, encoded by the coding sequence ATGCTCGACTACGTCGGACTGGAGGGCGACCTCGACGAGGAGGAGCGGCTGATCCGTGACACCGCGCGCCGCTTCGTCGAGGAGGAGGTCCGGGAGGATATCGGCCAGCACTGGCTCGACGGCACGTTCCCCACGGACCTGATCGAGGAGATGGGCGAGCTCGGCTTCTACGCGCCCAACCTCGAGGGGTACGGCTCGCCCAACGTCTCCGAGACCGCCTACGGCCTGCTGATGCAGGAACTGGAGGCGTGTGACTCCGGCCTGCGCTCGATGGCCTCCGTCCAGGGCGCGCTCGTGATGTACCCCATCCACGCGTTCGGCAGCGAGGCACAGAAGGAGCGCTGGCTGCCCGACCTCGGCGCCGGCGAGGCGGTGGGCTGTTTCGGCCTCACGGAGCCGGAACACGGCTCGAACCCCAGCGCGATGGAGACCCACGCGGTGAAAGACGGCGGCGAGTACGTGCTCAACGGTTCGAAGACGTGGATCACCAACTCCCCGATCGCCGACGTGGCGGTCGTCTGGGCGAAGGATCGCTCCGCCGACGGCGACCCCGTCCGGGGGTTCCTCGTCGAGACGGATCTGGACGGCGTTTCGACGAACAAGATCGACGAGAAGCTCTCGCTGCGCGCGTCGATCACCGGCGAGATCGGCCTGCAGGACGTCCGCGTCCCCGAGGACGCCGTGCTGCCCGACGTCGAGGGGATGAAGGGGCCGCTCTCCTGTCTCACGCAGGCGCGCTACGGCATCGCGTGGGGCGCCGTCGGCGCCGCGCGGGACTGCTTCGAGACCGCCCGGGAGTACGCCACCGACCGCGAGCAGTTCGGCGGCCCGATCGCGCGCTTCCAGCTCCAGCAGCAGAAACTCGCGGAGATGGCGACCCAGATCACCACCGCGCAGCTGCTGGCCTACCGCCTCGCGGATCTGAAGGAGCGCGGCGATCTGCGCCCCCAGCACGTCTCGATGGCCAAGCGCAACAACGTCCGGATGGCCCGCGAGCAGGCGCCGGTCGCGCGGGAGATGCTCGGCGGCAACGGGATCGTCGCCGACCACTCGCCGATGCGCCACATGGCGAACATGGAGACGGTGTACACCTACGAGGGGACTCACGACATCCACACGCTGATCCTGGGGCAGGATCTGACGGGGATCGCGGCGTTCGAGTAG
- a CDS encoding DCC1-like thiol-disulfide oxidoreductase family protein, translating to MAKPRLVYDDDCGFCTWCAAVGERFGDVDAVGFAELSPDQTARLPEDWRDATHLLTDDAVYSGGAAVQGVLVRMSTVFAAAFWLLEKVPGYDRLRERLYRWGADRRDWWGKIVSRASL from the coding sequence ATGGCCAAGCCGCGGCTGGTGTACGACGACGACTGCGGGTTCTGTACGTGGTGTGCGGCCGTCGGCGAACGGTTCGGCGACGTGGACGCCGTCGGCTTCGCGGAGCTCTCGCCCGACCAGACGGCCCGGCTCCCCGAGGACTGGCGCGACGCGACCCACCTGCTCACCGACGACGCCGTCTACTCCGGCGGGGCGGCGGTACAGGGCGTACTGGTCAGGATGAGCACCGTCTTCGCGGCAGCGTTCTGGCTGCTCGAGAAAGTCCCGGGGTACGACCGGCTGCGGGAACGGCTCTACCGTTGGGGCGCCGACCGCCGCGACTGGTGGGGGAAGATCGTCAGCAGAGCTTCGCTATAG
- a CDS encoding Tfx family DNA-binding protein translates to MSDDADENDPGDGHDAGSDDPVTAADLLTRAGFEADGNVLTRRQAEVLALREHGLRQADIADRLGTSRANVSSVEASARQNVEKARETVSFADALSAPVRVRVEDGTDLYDVPDLVYDACDEAGVKVGYAAPELMKVVSDAAGDAVHGREVRAELLVGVTGDGQVRVRRAHEE, encoded by the coding sequence ATGAGCGACGACGCCGACGAGAACGACCCCGGCGACGGTCATGACGCGGGGTCGGACGACCCCGTTACCGCTGCCGACCTGCTCACGCGGGCGGGGTTCGAGGCCGACGGCAACGTGCTCACGCGCCGGCAGGCCGAGGTGCTCGCGCTCCGGGAGCACGGCCTGCGTCAGGCCGACATCGCCGACCGGCTGGGCACCTCGCGGGCCAACGTCTCCAGCGTCGAGGCCAGCGCCCGACAGAACGTCGAGAAAGCCCGTGAGACGGTCTCGTTCGCCGACGCGCTCTCCGCGCCGGTCCGAGTCCGGGTCGAGGACGGCACCGACCTCTACGACGTGCCCGACCTGGTGTACGACGCCTGCGACGAGGCGGGCGTGAAGGTGGGCTACGCCGCGCCCGAGCTGATGAAAGTTGTCAGCGACGCCGCCGGCGACGCCGTCCACGGGCGGGAGGTGCGCGCGGAACTGCTCGTCGGCGTCACGGGCGACGGGCAGGTCCGAGTCCGCCGGGCCCACGAGGAGTAG
- a CDS encoding Hsp20/alpha crystallin family protein, whose product MTRLGEIGGSAVRSLLERAGRGVSRVQERKPLPYDLLESEDAYLVVFDAPGVEPSDVQVRFVDGEVQVRADRFREFHEGFETRFPGRGLALSGRAQLPPDASVDVEAADATLAENGTLEVRIPKRTDSTDVPLDEGEDDEAESDADADGSEEAEPDDPDADEE is encoded by the coding sequence ATGACCAGACTCGGCGAGATCGGCGGCTCGGCGGTCCGCTCGCTGCTCGAGCGCGCCGGCCGTGGCGTGAGTCGCGTGCAGGAACGCAAACCGCTGCCGTACGACTTACTCGAAAGCGAGGACGCCTACCTCGTCGTGTTCGACGCGCCGGGCGTCGAACCATCGGACGTGCAGGTGCGGTTCGTCGACGGCGAGGTGCAGGTGCGGGCCGACCGCTTCCGGGAGTTCCACGAGGGGTTCGAGACGCGGTTCCCCGGCCGCGGGCTGGCGCTCTCGGGCCGGGCACAGCTCCCGCCGGACGCGAGCGTCGACGTCGAGGCCGCCGACGCGACGCTCGCGGAGAACGGCACGCTCGAAGTCCGCATCCCCAAGCGGACCGACTCGACGGACGTCCCGCTCGACGAGGGCGAGGACGACGAGGCCGAGAGCGACGCTGACGCGGACGGGAGTGAGGAGGCCGAGCCGGACGACCCCGACGCGGACGAGGAGTAG
- a CDS encoding replication factor A (Replication protein A protects and stabilize the intermediate ssDNA that is generated by the unwinding action of a DNA helicase at the replication fork. In addition, SSBs prevent the formation of secondary structures by single-stranded template DNA.) codes for MSELESHAAEIAEQFSDHLEIDQEDVEERLETLVNEYRVPLDEARRSVVSQYLDEADLERDELGSADTELTLLGEIDEDEQWVDLRVKVADLWEPGHESIAQVGLLGDESGTMKFVSFDTSDLPELEEGVSYALSNVVTDEYEGSYSVKLNKTTTITELDEEIEVGDDAVTVEGALVDVQSGSGLIKRCPEDDCTRVLQNGRCSEHGQVDGEFDLRIKAVLDDGQEVHEVIFDKETTEELTGIDLEEAKQMATDALDTTVVVEEMQGDLLGQYFEVSGPVFGRYVLVDEFERLDGSVDPESALIKARSI; via the coding sequence ATGAGCGAGTTAGAGAGTCACGCAGCGGAGATAGCCGAACAGTTCTCGGACCACCTAGAGATCGATCAGGAGGACGTCGAGGAGCGCCTCGAGACCCTGGTGAACGAGTACCGCGTCCCCCTCGACGAGGCACGGCGCAGCGTCGTGAGCCAGTACCTCGACGAGGCCGACCTCGAACGGGACGAACTGGGCAGCGCCGACACCGAGCTCACCCTGCTGGGTGAGATCGACGAGGACGAACAGTGGGTCGACCTTCGCGTGAAGGTCGCCGACCTCTGGGAGCCCGGCCACGAGTCCATCGCGCAGGTGGGCCTGCTGGGCGACGAGAGCGGGACGATGAAGTTCGTCTCCTTCGACACCTCGGACCTCCCCGAACTCGAGGAGGGAGTGAGCTACGCCCTCTCGAACGTCGTCACCGACGAGTACGAAGGGAGCTACTCGGTGAAGCTCAACAAGACCACGACGATCACCGAACTCGACGAGGAGATCGAAGTCGGCGACGACGCCGTCACCGTCGAGGGCGCGCTGGTCGACGTGCAGTCCGGCTCCGGGCTGATCAAGCGCTGCCCCGAGGACGACTGCACGCGCGTGCTCCAGAACGGCCGGTGTTCGGAGCACGGGCAGGTCGACGGCGAGTTCGACCTCCGCATCAAGGCCGTCCTCGACGACGGACAGGAGGTCCACGAGGTCATCTTCGACAAGGAGACCACCGAGGAACTGACCGGGATCGACCTCGAAGAGGCGAAGCAGATGGCCACCGACGCCCTCGACACCACCGTGGTCGTCGAGGAGATGCAGGGCGACCTGCTGGGCCAGTACTTCGAGGTGTCCGGCCCCGTGTTCGGGCGCTACGTGCTCGTCGACGAGTTCGAGCGTCTGGACGGGTCGGTCGATCCCGAGAGCGCGCTGATCAAAGCGAGGTCGATCTGA
- a CDS encoding TRAM domain-containing protein, producing the protein MPDCPLADDCPSFSERIEGMGCQHYGDRGGAEWCNHYDMPIDDLKEQPVKPGEEVVVDVTDIHESGAGVGRTDDGFIVLIDGLLPECRARVRIDRVKSSHAKAKKVVEKMPLEEEDADDGPMAGEEGVEPNDDDGQPDRGDRERLGSRDNFWGGDGA; encoded by the coding sequence ATGCCGGACTGTCCGTTAGCCGACGACTGCCCCAGCTTCTCCGAACGGATCGAGGGGATGGGCTGTCAGCACTACGGCGACAGAGGGGGTGCCGAGTGGTGCAACCATTACGACATGCCCATCGACGATCTGAAGGAGCAGCCCGTGAAGCCGGGCGAGGAGGTCGTCGTCGACGTGACGGACATCCACGAGAGCGGCGCCGGCGTCGGCCGGACCGACGACGGGTTCATCGTCCTCATCGACGGGCTGCTGCCGGAGTGTCGCGCACGGGTCCGCATCGACCGCGTGAAGTCCAGCCACGCGAAGGCGAAGAAAGTCGTCGAGAAGATGCCCCTGGAGGAGGAGGACGCGGACGACGGGCCGATGGCGGGTGAGGAGGGCGTCGAACCCAACGACGACGACGGCCAACCCGACCGCGGCGACCGCGAGCGGCTGGGCTCCCGGGACAACTTCTGGGGCGGCGACGGCGCCTGA
- a CDS encoding mannose-1-phosphate guanylyltransferase, with translation MHVVALVLAGGIGSRLYPASREHRPKQFLPIGGDRSLLARTVDRAGFADETVVATRPEFADEIDEHAPDADVLVEPDGKDTGPALTYATHRIGEEYGDSDEPLVVVALPSDHYVGDDEAFRETMTNGARVAAERDRLVTFGVTPERPETGYGYVEPGAARAVDGVDFHEVAQFHEKPDAETAREYVEAGYRWNSGMFAWTPERFLEAAADSPLSPLVDALEAGDPDSGFAAVEPVSVDYAVLERAENVAVVDAAFTWDDLGTWDALDRVLDPDGDGNVAIGEHATVDAADNVVVSDDKHVSLVGVSGLAVVAYDDRVLVVPKGEAGRVRELVSLLEERGAF, from the coding sequence ATGCACGTCGTCGCACTCGTGCTGGCGGGCGGGATCGGCTCCCGACTCTACCCCGCCAGCCGCGAACATCGCCCGAAGCAGTTCCTCCCGATCGGCGGCGACCGCTCCCTGCTCGCCCGGACCGTCGACCGCGCCGGCTTCGCCGACGAGACCGTCGTCGCCACCCGCCCCGAGTTCGCCGACGAGATCGACGAGCACGCGCCCGACGCCGACGTGCTGGTCGAACCGGACGGGAAGGATACGGGGCCGGCGCTGACGTACGCGACCCACCGGATCGGAGAGGAGTACGGCGACTCCGACGAACCGCTCGTCGTGGTCGCGCTCCCCAGCGACCACTACGTCGGCGACGACGAGGCGTTCCGGGAGACGATGACCAACGGCGCGCGCGTCGCCGCAGAGAGGGACCGACTCGTCACCTTCGGCGTGACGCCCGAGCGGCCCGAAACCGGCTACGGCTACGTCGAACCCGGCGCCGCACGCGCAGTCGACGGTGTGGACTTCCACGAGGTCGCGCAGTTCCACGAGAAACCCGACGCCGAGACCGCCCGCGAGTACGTCGAGGCTGGCTACCGCTGGAACAGCGGCATGTTCGCGTGGACGCCCGAGCGGTTCCTCGAGGCCGCCGCGGACTCGCCGCTGTCGCCGCTGGTGGACGCGCTGGAGGCGGGCGATCCCGACTCGGGATTCGCGGCCGTCGAGCCAGTCTCCGTGGACTACGCGGTGCTCGAACGCGCGGAGAACGTCGCGGTGGTCGACGCCGCGTTCACGTGGGACGATCTCGGAACGTGGGACGCGCTCGACCGCGTGCTCGACCCGGACGGCGACGGCAACGTCGCCATCGGCGAACACGCCACCGTCGACGCCGCCGACAACGTCGTCGTCAGCGACGACAAACACGTCTCGCTGGTCGGCGTCTCGGGGCTCGCAGTGGTGGCGTACGACGACCGCGTGCTGGTAGTGCCGAAAGGCGAGGCGGGGCGGGTGCGGGAGCTCGTCTCGCTGCTCGAGGAGCGCGGGGCGTTCTAG
- a CDS encoding RPA family protein, producing MSNNAPMREVARRVFATEFNDASHTFKESDDERAPAYQLLPTGEKANRVFFVGTLTEKEDIGDDNEYWRGRIVDPTGTFFVYAGQYQPEAASTLRDLEPPAYVAVVGKPRTYETDDGSVNVSVRPESITVVDAATRDRWVVETAERTVERVAAFDDEGNEYARMAADRYDVDPDAYREAAVEALRGMDDDAETDGEADEQAEPTP from the coding sequence ATGTCCAACAACGCCCCCATGCGCGAAGTCGCCCGCCGCGTCTTCGCCACCGAGTTCAACGACGCCAGCCACACGTTCAAGGAGTCCGACGACGAGCGCGCCCCGGCCTACCAGCTGCTCCCGACGGGGGAGAAGGCTAACCGCGTGTTCTTCGTCGGCACCCTGACCGAGAAGGAGGACATCGGCGACGACAACGAGTACTGGCGCGGTCGCATCGTCGACCCGACGGGGACCTTCTTCGTCTACGCCGGCCAGTATCAGCCCGAGGCCGCCTCCACGCTGCGTGATCTCGAACCGCCCGCCTACGTCGCCGTCGTCGGCAAACCTCGTACGTACGAGACCGACGACGGCTCGGTGAACGTCTCGGTCCGGCCCGAGTCGATCACCGTCGTCGACGCCGCGACCCGGGACCGCTGGGTCGTCGAGACCGCCGAACGCACGGTCGAGCGCGTCGCCGCCTTCGACGACGAAGGGAACGAGTACGCCCGGATGGCCGCGGACCGCTACGACGTCGACCCCGACGCCTACCGCGAGGCCGCCGTCGAGGCGCTCCGCGGGATGGACGATGACGCCGAGACCGACGGCGAGGCCGACGAGCAGGCCGAACCGACGCCGTAG
- a CDS encoding FAD-binding oxidoreductase produces MRVAVVGGGAVGVTVAHDLAQGGADVRLYERDEELGDDYTHPRERVEGSSHRAAGVLAPRPTDAVGAEIAERAMDRFEWLADRDHRFDVEPTPQVTLVGADAELKQSALREAVDAARDHGVDVACHDPDSIRDRFPELDLSEVGLAAVTERAAYATPGPGAYVSAMADRARDAGVDCWTGVEAGVSHRGDGPRVDRERFDAVVVAGGGWTKRVLAPTGIRLPLKPYRVQALVSGADYAGPMVHDADAGVYFRPHPEGLLAGDGTVPEEVDPDDWDPRGDDWFVDDTLAAIENRTGFDEGSTAAWAGIATATPDGEPLLGEVEPGLYVATGWHGHGFLRAPATGEVLAEQVLGERDAVAAYDPGRFDGVPEFAVEEGMSL; encoded by the coding sequence ATGCGCGTAGCCGTCGTCGGCGGCGGCGCCGTCGGCGTCACCGTCGCCCACGACCTCGCACAGGGCGGCGCCGACGTGCGCCTCTACGAGCGTGACGAGGAGCTGGGCGACGACTACACCCACCCCCGCGAGCGAGTGGAGGGCAGTTCCCACCGCGCTGCGGGGGTGCTCGCGCCCCGGCCCACCGACGCCGTCGGCGCCGAGATCGCCGAGCGGGCGATGGACCGCTTCGAGTGGCTGGCCGACCGCGACCACCGGTTCGACGTCGAACCGACGCCGCAGGTCACGCTCGTCGGCGCCGACGCCGAGTTGAAACAGTCCGCGCTCCGCGAGGCGGTCGACGCCGCCCGCGACCACGGCGTCGACGTGGCGTGTCACGACCCCGACTCGATCCGTGACCGCTTCCCCGAACTCGACCTCTCGGAGGTCGGGCTCGCGGCCGTGACCGAGCGCGCGGCGTACGCGACGCCCGGCCCGGGCGCGTACGTCTCGGCCATGGCCGACCGCGCCCGCGACGCCGGCGTCGACTGCTGGACGGGCGTCGAGGCGGGCGTCTCCCACCGCGGCGACGGCCCTCGAGTCGACCGCGAGCGGTTCGACGCCGTCGTCGTCGCCGGCGGCGGCTGGACCAAACGCGTACTCGCGCCGACGGGGATCCGGCTCCCACTGAAACCGTACCGCGTACAGGCGCTGGTTTCCGGCGCCGACTACGCGGGGCCGATGGTCCACGACGCCGACGCCGGCGTCTACTTCCGCCCGCACCCGGAGGGGCTGCTGGCGGGCGATGGGACGGTGCCCGAGGAGGTCGACCCCGACGACTGGGACCCCCGTGGCGACGACTGGTTCGTCGACGACACGCTCGCCGCCATCGAGAACCGGACCGGGTTCGACGAGGGCTCGACCGCGGCGTGGGCCGGGATCGCGACGGCGACGCCGGACGGCGAACCGCTGCTGGGCGAGGTGGAGCCAGGCCTCTACGTCGCGACCGGCTGGCACGGCCACGGGTTCCTCCGGGCGCCGGCGACGGGCGAGGTGCTGGCCGAGCAGGTCCTCGGGGAGCGCGACGCCGTCGCGGCGTACGACCCCGGCCGGTTCGATGGGGTGCCCGAGTTCGCCGTCGAAGAAGGGATGTCGTTGTAG
- a CDS encoding APC family permease translates to MSEEFGLTEAVSIALGGMIGGGIYAVLGVVAQISMYATWFGFAVAGVVAMCAGYSFNALNRVGDQRGGAVSFVQEFVGNSTLAGMIGWSLLFGYVGSIAMYAFAFAEFAIGFEGVPDDVGGVPLRPVVSVLAVALFVVLNVAGARITGSAENVLVAAKIGVLVAFGVWGLAYLGPVSERAVQFGTGQLTGVTPIVAAAISFVAFQGWQLLFYDQERVENPTETIRKAVYISIPVAVAIYVMVALVTTNLAPEAIQQRPHVALADAASAMLSYFGFGSLGFLIISGSALFSTGSAINATLFSAGHFAKKLVSGDLLPDQIADSQADGVPAKTVLVLGGITAAFTAWGSLNAITSFASLAFILVFGGTSLLALRERDRAEINPLPPVVGAVGALGFAPLMLRNLYTRKPETFWMVLVVGAFVVGVELLYFERGELEDHVPEGVEKEVEYVEEAVEAEVRTAEDVVEDDES, encoded by the coding sequence ATGAGCGAGGAGTTCGGGCTGACGGAGGCCGTCTCTATCGCGCTCGGAGGGATGATCGGCGGGGGGATCTACGCCGTGCTCGGCGTCGTGGCCCAGATCTCGATGTACGCCACGTGGTTCGGCTTCGCCGTCGCGGGCGTGGTAGCAATGTGTGCAGGCTACTCGTTCAACGCGCTCAACCGAGTCGGCGACCAGCGCGGCGGCGCGGTGTCGTTCGTCCAGGAGTTCGTCGGCAACTCGACGCTCGCGGGAATGATCGGCTGGTCGCTGCTGTTCGGCTACGTCGGCTCGATCGCCATGTACGCCTTCGCGTTCGCGGAGTTCGCGATCGGGTTCGAGGGCGTCCCAGACGACGTCGGCGGCGTGCCGCTGCGGCCAGTCGTCTCCGTGCTGGCGGTCGCGCTGTTCGTCGTGCTGAACGTCGCGGGCGCCCGGATCACCGGCTCCGCCGAGAACGTCCTCGTCGCCGCGAAAATCGGCGTGCTGGTCGCGTTCGGGGTCTGGGGGCTGGCGTATCTCGGCCCCGTGTCGGAGCGGGCGGTGCAGTTCGGCACCGGCCAGCTCACCGGCGTCACCCCGATCGTCGCCGCCGCCATCTCCTTCGTCGCGTTCCAGGGGTGGCAGCTGCTGTTCTACGATCAGGAGCGCGTCGAGAACCCGACGGAGACCATCCGAAAGGCGGTGTACATCTCCATCCCGGTCGCGGTGGCCATCTACGTCATGGTCGCACTGGTGACGACCAACCTCGCGCCCGAGGCGATCCAGCAGCGCCCCCACGTCGCGCTCGCGGACGCGGCGTCGGCGATGCTGAGCTACTTCGGCTTCGGCTCGCTGGGGTTTCTGATCATCTCCGGGTCGGCGCTGTTCTCGACGGGCAGCGCGATCAACGCCACGCTGTTCTCCGCCGGCCACTTCGCGAAGAAACTGGTGTCGGGCGACCTGCTGCCCGACCAGATCGCCGACAGTCAGGCTGACGGGGTGCCCGCGAAGACCGTGCTCGTCCTCGGCGGGATCACCGCCGCGTTCACCGCCTGGGGCAGTCTCAACGCCATCACCTCCTTCGCCTCGCTGGCGTTCATCCTCGTGTTCGGCGGAACGAGCCTCCTCGCACTCCGCGAGCGTGACCGTGCCGAGATCAACCCCCTCCCGCCGGTCGTTGGCGCGGTCGGTGCGCTCGGGTTCGCACCGCTGATGCTCCGGAACCTCTACACCCGCAAACCCGAGACGTTCTGGATGGTGCTCGTCGTCGGCGCGTTCGTCGTCGGCGTCGAACTGCTCTACTTCGAGCGCGGGGAGCTGGAGGATCACGTACCGGAGGGGGTCGAGAAGGAGGTCGAATACGTCGAGGAAGCGGTCGAAGCGGAAGTCCGAACCGCCGAAGACGTCGTCGAGGACGACGAGAGCTAA